A region from the Fusarium musae strain F31 chromosome 1, whole genome shotgun sequence genome encodes:
- a CDS encoding hypothetical protein (EggNog:ENOG41), which produces MENTDSDKPRPVAPPEPISPALSSGVPKPSTSRAASPARVPTPDSARAIKVKSPLVESAPVTVATTAISATTAPRAASPPADMPPSPLPRASTPAPVARDRAPTPVNAHSPSTANGKSPVVAPQINGRKVSIGEADAESELSEPLSTVHSPSGVDFNELEDEIVVGARTNGIRKSSPLRPASEGDDEIMGDAEDEPVASHYPKRKRNSIFQGLNERKMEPVRSLADERQPQATATKSKPPRLSTGSVKGVTIGYWRDSEAPTVDLKHAVIGFIDVRERLRTRIQPTTLSGETISDEYPLPPGPGGSWVTFDKIVFLDHLVGLDQLQVKEYVKIRAEATGTDELEGERIAAEKAAVKEAVRRANLNSTAEHGTNLPQLAYGVDLPEHLQQNRDAKRRRTSGGFAPANPPPSNGPVIEHTPIQPAPGGPQPLRHTVDPLPGTRPTRILIGHWAKSNSPDPRDRHAVYGILGQNDMFRVKLVRETRDGRFVEGNFPAGAGALWIAYEEVAFEPHLKNLARNEIKEYCRVRQYQIDMGEKEGDRTSNETKAVYEAQARAAGTNYKAPAPLSIAPALPRLPGDHGEESDQTGRMGYGGHELRQSRRVEAARAEARQSYIDIDTPPQPAPAPRQSTSRTSLNNNAIERTSALAEREIARVELAQDRAHMQAVNRERAAAAAAQAAQAAAANIPGIAVNGRQQLHERDEMQRLNKVWARQESLRLRTNAEDAKMYAGVKYERKTQGPFTGKLVSQGTIINIDGEDYIEYRVLAKPSFF; this is translated from the exons ATGGAAAATACCGACAGCGACAAGCCCAGGCCGGTTGCGCCACCTGAGCCCATATCACCCGCGCTCTCTTCTGGTGTTCCCAAGCCTTCAACTTCTAGAGCTGCCTCACCAGCTCGTGTTCCGACGCCAGATTCTGCCCGCGCCATAAAGGTTAAGAGCCCTTTGGTTGAGAGCGCACCTGTCACCGTTGCAACAACTGCCATATCTGCCACCACAGCACCTCGAGCCGCATCTCCACCAGCAGACATGCCTCCATCACCATTACCGAGGGCATCAACTCCAGCTCCAGTTGCCAGGGATCGCGCTCCAACACCGGTGAACGCGCATTCACCTAGTACTGCTAATGGAAAGTCGCCAGTAGTTGCTCC ACAGATCAACGGTCGCAAGGTTTCTATCGGCGAGGCAGATGCTGAAAGCGAGCTAAGTGAGCCGCTGAGCACTGTACATTCTCCGTCAGGAGTCGACTTCAACGAACTTGAGGACGAGATAGTAGTGGGCGCCCGCACTAACGGTATTCGCAAGTCGTCTCCTCTTCGACCAGCATCTGAAGGCGATGACGAGATTATGGGagatgctgaggatgagcCCGTGGCTTCCCACTACCCAAAGAGAAAACGCAACTCCATTTTCCAGGGCCTGAATGAGAGGAAAATGGAGCCGGTGAGGTCTCTCGCTGACGAACGACAACCAcaagcaacagcaacgaAGAGCAAGCCTCCACGTCTGAGCACCGGAAGTGTCAAAGGCGTCACCATTGGATATTGGAGAGACTCAGAGGCTCCCACTGTGGATCTTAAACATGCTGTCATTGGTTTCATCGATGTTCGCGAGCGATTACGGACCCGTATCCAGCCCACCACATTATCTGGAGAAACAATATCAGACGAATATCCTTTGCCACCGGGACCTGGCGGAAGTTGGGTAACCTTTGACAAGATTGTGTTTTTGGATCATCTTGTGGGCTTAGACCAGCTACAGGTCAAGGAGTATGTCAAGATCCGTGCCGAAGCAACTGGGACAGACGAGCTTGAGGGGGAGAGAATTGCTGCCGAGAAGGCTGCCGTTAAAGAAGCAGTTCGTCGGGCCAATCTCAACTCCACTGCTGAGCACGGCACAAATCTTCCTCAGCTCGCTTATGGTGTTGATCTTCCCGAACACTTGCAACAGAATCGCGATGCTaaaaggaggaggacgagcGGAGGATTTGCGCCAGCCAACCCTCCTCCCTCAAATGGCCCTGTCATCGAACACACTCCCATTCAGCCAGCCCCCGGTGGCCCGCAACCTTTGCGGCATACTGTTGATCCCCTGCCCGGCACCAGGCCTACTAGAATTCTTATTGGGCATTGGGCAAAGTCTAACTCGCCGGACCCCCGTGATCGCCATGCAGTGTACGGGATCTTGGGACAGAATGACATGTTCCGCGTTAAGTTGGTACGAGAGACGCGCGACGGACGTTTCGTTGAAGGAAACTTTCCCGCTGGGGCTGGTGCACTCTGGATTGCATACGAGGAAGTTGCATTTGAGCCACACTTGAAAAACCTTGCACGGAACGAGATCAAGGAATATTGCCGTGTTCGGCAGTACCAGATAGATatgggagagaaagaaggggACCGAACTTCAAACGAGACCAAGGCTGTTTATGAGGCACAGGCAAGGGCTGCGGGGACGAATTACAAGGCGCCTGCCCCATTGTCTATTGCACCCGCTCTACCCCGTCTTCCAGGCGATCATGGAGAAGAATCTGATCAGACAGGGCGAATGGGATATGGTGGCCATGAGTTGCGTCAGAGTCGCCGCGTCGAGGCCGCCAGAGCCGAAGCACGCCAGTCATACATAGATATCGACACTCCCCCTCAGCCTGCGCCAGCTCCTCGCCAAAGCACGAGTAGAACATCGTTGAACAACAATGCGATCGAAAGAACATCTGCTCTAGCGGAGCGTGAGATTGCACGCGTCGAGCTCGCTCAGGATCGCGCTCATATGCAAGCAGTGAACCGTGAACGGGCAGCAGCCGCGGCCGCTCAGGCAGCCCAAGCAGCTGCAGCAAACATCCCCGGTATAGCTGTTAATGGACGGCAACAATTACACGAGCGGGACGAAATGCAACGTCTTAATAAGGTCTGGGCACGTCAGGAAAGCCTCCGACTAAGAACGAATGCCGAAGACGCAAAGATGTATGCCGGGGTGAAATATGAACGCAAGACGCAAGGCCCATTTACCGGGAAACTCGTTTCACAAGGCACCATTATCAATATTGACGGCGAGGACTACATCGAGTACCGTGTTCTCGCTAAGCCATCATTCTTCTAG